One stretch of Zingiber officinale cultivar Zhangliang chromosome 6B, Zo_v1.1, whole genome shotgun sequence DNA includes these proteins:
- the LOC121991412 gene encoding low-temperature-induced 65 kDa protein-like produces MDAQVAPMLGHAYDLEPERPAGLRAAIDGEEEAMRQEKKPVLKKVKEKVKKIKDTVKKKTHGHGNSHEEEDDDDEDDEEEDPEVHGGLKDTLETCAGEFQEDPAAPTSSEASRERTRDGEEIGMSPVIQSFMAMSVENPAPVKNSEEEKCASARVSARTKTAYEKVEGRLRGGVGVMLVEKLKPGEEDKALSEVISGVIQRRKTAAGETVAAASSGVKDGGVGVVGRLREAVASWAGGRRSSMSEHAEQQSKELEDENGRDRQS; encoded by the exons ATGGACGCTCAGGTTGCTCCAATGCTCGGCCACGCTTACGACCTCGAGCCAGAGAGACCCGCCGGCTTACGTGCCG CAATCGATGGAGAAGAGGAAGCGATGCGCCAGGAGAAGAAGCCGGTGCTGAAGAAGGTGAAGGAAAAGGTGAAGAAGATTAAGGACACCGTCAAGAAGAAAACCCACGGCCATGGAAACAgccatgaagaagaagatgatgacgaTGAAGACGATGAGGAAGAAGACCCTGAAGTCCACGGCGGTTTGAAGGACACATTGGAGACATGCGCCGGTGAGTTTCAGGAAGATCCCGCCGCTCCGACGTCCTCTGAAGCTTCCCGGGAGCGTACACGAGACGGCGAGGAGATAGGGATGTCGCCGGTGATCCAGTCATTTATGGCCATGTCAGTTGAGAATCCTGCTCCGGTGAAGAACTCCGAGGAAGAGAAGTGTGCCAGTGCCAGGGTCTCTGCCAGAACCAAGACGGCGTACGAGAAGGTGGAAGGAAGATTAAGAGGAGGAGTGGGAGTGATGCTGGTGGAGAAATTGAAGCCGGGCGAGGAGGACAAGGCGCTGTCCGAGGTGATATCGGGTGTGATCCAGAGGAGGAAGACGGCGGCGGGAGAGACGGTGGCGGCGGCAAGCTCCGGCGTGAAGGACGGCGGCGTTGGGGTGGTGGGGAGACTCAGAGAGGCTGTGGCTTCTTGGGCCGGCGGACGACGCAGCTCAATGAGCGAGCACGCCGAGCAGCAGAGCAAAG AGTTAGAGGATGAGAATGGACGTGATCGACAGAGTTAA
- the LOC121989042 gene encoding cytochrome P450 86A8-like, whose translation MQLLVRIKRTVWPLNTLQFQLHFVCEAMELAAVLVLVLMACVAACVVWFSRLASGLSGPRVWPVVGSLPGLIQHSERMHEWIADNLRGAGGTYQTCICAVPGLARRQGLVTVTCDPRNLEHVLKARFDNYPKGPTWHAVFLDLLGDGIFNSDGDTWLAQRKTAALEFTTRTLRAAMSRWVARSIHRRLVPILKQASVTSTSVDLQDLLLRLTFDNICGLAFGKDPETLAPDLPENAFAAAFDRATEASLQRFIFPEVVWRFKKWLRIGMEATLASSVARVDRYISAIIKERKLELGDGGRSYDDLLSRFMKKGECSDSILQHVVLNFILAGRDTSSVALCWFFWLVSVHPAVERRIMAELVAVLTESRGGDPAEWLSTPLAFEEIDRLVYLKAALSETLRLYPSVPEDSKYVISDDMLPDGTFVPAGSSITYSIYSAGRMKSVWGDDCLEYRPERWLSPDGKQFQPHDPFKFVAFNAGPRICLGKDLAYLQMKLVAASVLLRHRLKVAAGHRVEQKMSLTLFMKNGLRMNVFDRDLTSNLTGAVPAA comes from the coding sequence ATGCAGTTGTTGGTGAGAATAAAAAGAACAGTCTGGCCATTAAATACGCTTCAGTTTCAGCTTCATTTTGTGTGTGAGGCAATGGAATTGGCGGCggttttggttttggttttgatGGCGTGCGTGGCTGCGTGCGTGGTGTGGTTCTCGCGGCTGGCGTCTGGGCTTAGCGGGCCGCGAGTGTGGCCGGTGGTGGGCAGCCTCCCCGGCCTTATCCAGCACTCGGAGCGCATGCATGAGTGGATTGCTGACAACCTCCGTGGCGCCGGCGGCACCTATCAGACCTGCATTTGCGCCGTCCCCGGACTCGCACGCCGCCAGGGGCTCGTCACCGTCACTTGCGACCCGCGGAACCTGGAGCACGTGCTCAAGGCACGATTCGACAACTACCCCAAGGGCCCTACGTGGCACGCCGTCTTCCTCGACCTCCTCGGCGACGGCATCTTCAACTCCGACGGCGATACGTGGCTCGCCCAGCGCAAGACCGCCGCGCTCGAGTTCACCACCCGCACGCTCCGCGCCGCCATGTCGAGGTGGGTTGCGCGGTCTATCCACCGCCGTCTCGTCCCCATTCTGAAGCAGGCCTCTGTTACGTCGACCTCGGTCGACCTACAGGACCTCCTTCTCCGGCTCACCTTCGACAACATCTGCGGGCTGGCCTTCGGCAAGGACCCTGAGACGCTGGCTCCTGATCTGCCGGAGAACGCCTTCGCCGCCGCGTTCGACCGCGCCACTGAGGCCAGCCTCCAAAGGTTCATCTTCCCGGAGGTGGTGTGGCGGTTCAAGAAGTGGCTCCGTATCGGCATGGAGGCCACGCTCGCCAGCAGCGTCGCGCGCGTCGATCGATACATTTCCGCCATCATCAAGGAGCGCAAGCTGGAGCTCGGCGACGGCGGCCGGAGCTACGACGATCTCCTCTCTCGGTTCATGAAGAAGGGCGAGTGCTCCGACTCGATTCTCCAGCACGTTGTGCTCAACTTCATACTCGCCGGCCGAGACACCTCCTCTGTCGCGCTCTGCTGGTTCTTCTGGCTCGTATCTGTCCACCCCGCCGTCGAACGCCGCATCATGGCTGAGCTCGTCGCCGTACTGACGGAGTCCCGCGGCGGCGATCCTGCTGAGTGGCTCTCCACGCCTCTCGCCTTCGAGGAGATCGACCGCCTCGTCTATCTCAAAGCCGCCCTCTCAGAGACGCTCCGTCTCTACCCGTCTGTTCCCGAAGACTCCAAGTACGTCATCTCCGACGATATGCTCCCAGACGGCACATTCGTGCCAGCGGGTTCCTCCATCACTTACTCCATCTACTCCGCCGGAAGAATGAAATCGGTGTGGGGGGACGACTGCCTCGAGTACCGACCGGAGCGGTGGCTGTCGCCAGACGGGAAGCAATTCCAGCCGCACGACCCGTTCAAATTCGTAGCCTTCAACGCGGGGCCGCGCATCTGCCTCGGCAAGGACCTCGCCTACCTGCAGATGAAGTTGGTGGCTGCGTCGGTGCTGCTGCGCCACCGCCTCAAGGTCGCCGCCGGCCACCGCGTGGAGCAAAAGATGTCGCTCACATTGTTCATGAAGAATGGGCTGAGGATGAATGTGTTCGACCGTGACTTGACCAGCAACCTTACAGGGGCGGTTCCCGCTGCCTGA